In the genome of Pseudomonas sp. LBUM920, one region contains:
- the arnC gene encoding undecaprenyl-phosphate 4-deoxy-4-formamido-L-arabinose transferase encodes MKPYPIHCVSIVIPVYNEQESLPELLRRTSAACKQLSYEYEIILVDDGSRDNSAQLLEDAAAQEGSHVVAVILNRNYGQHAAIMAGFEQCRGEVVITLDADLQNPPEEIPRLVEQAALGYDVVATVRNNRQDSAFRRWPSRLINLAVQRSTGVAMTDYGCMLRAYRRTIVDAMLACRERSTFIPILANGFARHTTEILVHHAEREHGESKYSAMRLISLMFDLLTCMTTTPLRLLSIVGFSLAALGVLFAFALVILRLAFGAQWAGDGMFVLFAVLFVFTGGQFIGMGLLGEYLGRMYSDVRARPRFFIEKVLRNQPAAPAPVVVVDGLVSSHTSTSTSPSDQVSS; translated from the coding sequence TTGAAACCCTACCCTATTCATTGCGTGTCGATCGTCATCCCGGTCTACAACGAACAAGAGAGCCTGCCTGAATTGCTGCGTCGCACAAGCGCAGCTTGCAAGCAACTGTCCTACGAATACGAAATCATCCTGGTCGATGATGGTAGTCGCGACAATTCGGCCCAATTGCTGGAAGACGCTGCTGCGCAAGAAGGCAGCCATGTAGTGGCGGTGATCCTCAACCGTAACTACGGCCAGCATGCGGCGATCATGGCCGGCTTCGAGCAGTGCCGTGGCGAAGTGGTAATTACCCTCGACGCCGACCTGCAAAACCCGCCGGAAGAAATCCCGCGCCTCGTCGAGCAAGCCGCCCTGGGCTACGACGTGGTCGCCACCGTGCGCAACAACCGCCAGGACTCGGCGTTCCGCCGCTGGCCTTCGCGCCTGATCAACCTGGCCGTGCAACGCTCCACCGGCGTGGCCATGACCGACTACGGCTGCATGCTGCGCGCTTACCGGCGCACCATCGTCGACGCCATGCTGGCCTGCCGCGAGCGCAGCACCTTCATCCCGATCCTGGCCAACGGTTTTGCCCGCCACACCACGGAAATCCTGGTGCATCACGCCGAGCGTGAGCACGGCGAATCCAAATACAGCGCCATGCGCCTGATCAGCCTGATGTTCGACCTGCTGACGTGCATGACCACCACGCCGCTGCGCCTGCTGTCGATTGTCGGTTTCAGTTTGGCCGCCCTGGGCGTGCTGTTCGCCTTTGCGCTGGTCATCCTGCGCCTGGCCTTTGGTGCACAGTGGGCTGGCGATGGCATGTTCGTGCTGTTCGCGGTGCTGTTCGTGTTCACCGGTGGCCAGTTCATCGGCATGGGCCTGTTGGGTGAATACCTGGGTCGCATGTACAGCGATGTACGCGCCCGCCCCCGTTTCTTCATTGAAAAAGTGCTGCGCAACCAACCGGCAGCACCGGCTCCAGTGGTCGTTGTTGACGGCCTGGTGTCCTCCCATACCTCCACTTCTACTTCTCCTTCCGATCAGGTTTCGTCATGA
- a CDS encoding M949_RS01915 family surface polysaccharide biosynthesis protein → MNSVQLLRGQLRPALMGLLMAVACVTTVRADDGVALTSVDQVPEGVEVRGKQVAAYTWDDSQGKNLLVLAEQVSERDDDGTQSAFVYAAQYLLAGDHPKRVWMLYDDVQHCQFDAALRFDMAATKVTDLTGDGITQATVGYSRTCTSDVSPNEFKLIMHVGKSQKYRLRGVDRVGASWWDEEAGALRGMPLPKDCSVAAQQALVSQYKEQGTELPLPGCYGDEKDFAKAPDSYLAFMRQHWFALMQKQDTEWSQSQTQPQPDDATGDDETAP, encoded by the coding sequence ATGAATAGCGTGCAGCTTTTACGCGGCCAGTTGCGGCCTGCGTTGATGGGATTGTTGATGGCTGTGGCCTGCGTCACGACCGTGCGCGCCGATGATGGCGTGGCGCTTACCTCTGTCGATCAGGTGCCCGAAGGCGTCGAAGTGCGCGGCAAACAGGTCGCGGCCTACACCTGGGACGACAGCCAGGGCAAGAACCTTCTGGTGCTCGCCGAACAGGTCAGCGAACGCGATGACGATGGCACCCAGTCGGCGTTCGTCTACGCCGCGCAATACCTGCTCGCTGGCGATCATCCCAAGCGCGTGTGGATGCTCTATGACGATGTGCAGCATTGCCAGTTCGACGCCGCGCTGCGTTTTGACATGGCGGCCACCAAAGTCACCGACCTCACCGGCGACGGCATCACCCAGGCCACGGTGGGCTATTCGCGCACGTGCACCAGCGATGTCAGCCCCAACGAATTCAAACTGATCATGCACGTTGGCAAATCCCAGAAGTACCGCCTGCGCGGCGTCGATCGCGTTGGGGCGAGCTGGTGGGACGAGGAAGCCGGCGCCTTGCGGGGTATGCCGCTGCCCAAGGATTGCAGCGTGGCGGCGCAGCAGGCGCTGGTCAGTCAGTACAAGGAGCAGGGCACCGAGTTACCTCTGCCGGGCTGCTATGGCGATGAAAAGGACTTTGCCAAGGCGCCGGACAGCTACCTGGCGTTCATGCGCCAGCATTGGTTCGCGCTGATGCAGAAGCAGGACACCGAGTGGAGTCAATCCCAGACCCAGCCTCAGCCCGACGACGCGACCGGGGATGACGAAACGGCCCCGTGA
- the xerC gene encoding tyrosine recombinase XerC, producing the protein MTESIRNPLTLYLTRLAPSSQLTMRYVLQDAADRLGFEDINLEDIDWHLLQPEHVIALVAALREDGYAPNTSSLYVNAVRGVMNEAWRMSLISQDHLLKMRSVKAAPGTRLGQGRNLRRSLIRELMEVCAADPRPQGLRDAAVIGILYGSGMRKSESVNLDLAQINFEERSLRVTGKGNKALIKYAPAWAFEKLTAWLDFRREQLKDGEQDDTFLFNRIRRGSHITRERITKHAIYYIARQRGEQVGVKIMPHDFRRSFITRVIEEHDLSIAQKLAHHSNIQTTASYDVRDDNERRRAVDRFDL; encoded by the coding sequence TTGACTGAGTCCATCCGCAACCCGCTGACCCTTTACCTCACTCGCCTCGCGCCCTCCAGCCAACTGACCATGCGCTACGTGCTGCAGGACGCCGCCGACCGCCTGGGCTTCGAAGACATCAACCTCGAAGACATCGACTGGCACCTGCTGCAACCTGAACACGTGATTGCCCTGGTCGCCGCACTGCGCGAGGACGGCTACGCGCCCAACACCTCTTCGCTGTATGTGAATGCCGTGCGTGGGGTCATGAACGAAGCCTGGCGCATGAGCCTGATCAGCCAGGACCACCTGCTCAAGATGCGCTCGGTCAAGGCGGCGCCCGGGACCCGACTGGGCCAGGGGCGCAATTTGCGCCGCAGCCTGATTCGCGAACTGATGGAAGTCTGCGCTGCCGACCCGCGCCCTCAGGGCCTGCGGGATGCGGCGGTGATCGGCATTTTGTATGGGTCGGGCATGCGCAAGTCAGAGTCGGTGAACCTCGACCTGGCGCAGATCAACTTCGAGGAGCGCAGCCTGCGCGTGACCGGCAAAGGCAACAAGGCGTTGATCAAGTACGCGCCCGCCTGGGCATTTGAAAAGCTGACAGCCTGGCTGGACTTTCGTCGCGAGCAGCTCAAGGACGGCGAGCAGGACGATACGTTCCTGTTCAACCGCATTCGCCGGGGCAGCCATATCACCCGTGAGCGCATTACCAAACACGCGATTTATTACATCGCCCGTCAACGCGGCGAACAAGTTGGCGTGAAAATCATGCCGCATGACTTCAGGCGTTCGTTCATCACCCGGGTGATTGAGGAACATGACCTGTCAATCGCGCAGAAACTCGCGCACCACAGCAATATCCAGACTACCGCCAGCTATGACGTACGCGACGACAATGAGCGGCGGCGCGCCGTGGACCGGTTTGATTTATAA
- a CDS encoding SDR family oxidoreductase, translated as MTDYPRPPFAPQAQSVPGAQKKMDPYPDCGEKSYKGSGRLANKIALITGADSGIGRAVAIAFAREGADVAIAYLDEHEDAKETARWVEEAGRQCLLLPGDIAQKATCQALVDKTVEQFGRIDVLVNNAAFQMTHETLEEIEDEEWVRTFDINITAMFRICKAALPHMKAGSSIINTSSVNSDMPKPTLLAYAATKGAIANFTGGLAQLLGDKGIRVNSVAPGPIWTPLIVATMTDKDVQSFGSETPLGRPGQPVEVAPIYVLLASDEASYISGSRYAVTGGKPIL; from the coding sequence ATGACTGACTACCCTCGCCCACCCTTCGCCCCCCAAGCCCAATCCGTACCCGGCGCCCAGAAGAAAATGGACCCGTACCCCGACTGCGGCGAGAAGAGCTACAAGGGCTCGGGCCGGCTGGCCAACAAAATCGCGCTGATCACCGGTGCCGACAGCGGCATTGGCCGCGCAGTCGCCATTGCGTTTGCCCGTGAAGGCGCCGATGTGGCCATCGCTTACCTGGACGAGCATGAAGACGCCAAGGAGACCGCACGCTGGGTTGAAGAAGCGGGCCGCCAGTGCCTGTTGCTGCCCGGCGATATTGCCCAAAAGGCCACGTGCCAGGCGCTGGTCGACAAGACCGTCGAACAGTTCGGGCGCATTGACGTCCTGGTCAACAACGCCGCGTTCCAGATGACCCACGAAACCCTCGAAGAGATCGAAGACGAGGAATGGGTGCGGACCTTCGATATCAACATCACCGCGATGTTTCGCATCTGCAAGGCCGCCCTGCCCCACATGAAAGCCGGCAGTTCGATCATCAATACCAGTTCGGTCAATTCCGACATGCCCAAGCCAACGCTGTTGGCCTATGCCGCCACCAAGGGCGCCATTGCCAATTTCACCGGCGGCCTGGCGCAATTGCTGGGTGACAAAGGCATTCGGGTCAACAGCGTAGCGCCGGGCCCGATCTGGACACCGCTGATCGTAGCGACCATGACGGACAAAGACGTGCAGAGCTTTGGCAGCGAAACCCCACTGGGGCGCCCCGGCCAGCCGGTAGAAGTGGCGCCGATCTATGTGTTGCTGGCCTCGGATGAAGCCAGCTATATCTCCGGTTCGCGCTACGCGGTCACCGGCGGCAAGCCAATCCTCTAA